One Podarcis raffonei isolate rPodRaf1 chromosome 18, rPodRaf1.pri, whole genome shotgun sequence genomic window carries:
- the LOC128405616 gene encoding E3 ubiquitin-protein ligase RNF167-like — protein MQLSLLSPPSLVAFSLVLEVTLAKPFVYLVYTQNSTCLDFKAVPACFGPPLPQLGLTGYLVEVVPPNACQPLVAPPVPKTSPLGYIALIRRYGCPFGLKVFHAQQAGYRAAVIYNFYSDLLVSMAVEVEGPKEKKILIPSLFIGGSASKVLRGLVRSGNGTKVTTVVPQGYYNPCWDDDMDISVWDPAHHYLQFWPGYCTQQLIVEFLREFGFVILLSLAVSGLVFAGCLKWYRRRQGIRVKTFRRGDSYDLCVICMADYEVGEKLKILPCSHAYHSTCINTWLLIQPRSGKTCPICKQKVGVVI, from the coding sequence ATGCAGCTCtcgcttctctctcctccttcgtTGGTGGCCTTTTCCCTGGTTCTAGAGGTCACCTTGGCCAAGCCGTTTGTCTACCTGGTCTACACCCAGAACTCCACCTGCCTCGATTTCAAAGCTGTCCCCGCTTGCTTCGGCCCTCCGCTCCCCCAACTGGGGCTCACGGGCTACCTTGTCGAGGTGGTGCCCCCAAATGCCTGCCAACCCCTAGTAGCCCCTCCGGTTCCGAAGACGTCTCCGCTGGGCTATATTGCCCTCATTCGTCGGTATGGATGTCCCTTTGGCCTCAAGGTCTTCCACGCCCAGCAAGCTGGCTACCGGGCGGCAGTCATCTACAACTTCTACTCTGATTTGCTTGTGAGCATGGCTGTTGAGGTAGAAGGTCCGAAGGAGAAGAAGATCTTGATTCCATCCCTCTTCATTGGTGGGTCAGCCTCCAAGGTGCTGAGGGGGCTGGTGCGTTCTGGGAACGGCACCAAGGTCACGacagtggtgcctcagggttATTACAATCCCTGCTGGGATGATGACATGGACATCTCCGTTTGGGACCCAGCTCACCATTACCTGCAGTTCTGGCCGGGCTACTGCACCCAACAACTGATTGTGGAATTCCTCCGAGAGTTTGGGTTCGTGATCCTTCTGAGCTTGGCAGTCAGCGGCCTGGTCTTCGCCGGATGCTTGAAGTGGTACCGGCGGAGACAAGGCATCAGGGTGAAGACCTTCAGGAGAGGCGACAGCTACGACCTCTGTGTGATCTGCATGGCAGATTACGAGGTGGGAGAGAAGTTGAAGATCTTGCCATGCTCCCATGCCTATCACAGCACCTGTATCAACACCTGGCTCCTCATCCAGCCCAGGAGTGGGAAGACCTGCCccatttgcaagcagaaggttggCGTTGTGATCTAG
- the LOC128405615 gene encoding E3 ubiquitin-protein ligase ZNRF4-like, with the protein MRLLFPPPSRVVAMFLVLQVQAGRAFIRAVHSHDSPSLDFRALPALFGPLLPTEGLTGSLVEASPTNACHPIKGPPNASSAFIVLIRRYNCSFTTKVLHAQQAGFHAAIIYNVDSQTLVSMVREPDTVHHIRIPAVFTTDVASRILKRLHGAGKLNSVVLMPEYFHFTWKVASGTTRISSSHPCRCHIQLPGPCSQLSLLHTFWFFCIPVSALIAALLIEKYLLRCHRWKAGRSFHLQGNRGELLTFSFPSSRYQDCAICLEKYVERDSLKVLSCSHAFHSKCIDLWHITQARSKTCPLCMQRVMVVTRLQAVRLWKEGAARDSRRTPWPSKARTAVDQRACLLLPQQLPSRF; encoded by the coding sequence ATGCGACTTCTCTTTCCGCCACCTTCCCGCGTGGTTGCCATGTTCCTGGTCCTCCAAGTCCAAGCGGGGAGAGCCTTCATTCGCGCCGTCCACAGCCACGACTCCCCCAGCCTCGATTTCAGGGCCCTGCCCGCTCTCTTTGGGCCCCTGCTCCCCACGGAAGGGCTCACGGGGTCCCTGGTTGAAGCGAGCCCCACAAACGCCTGCCACCCCATCAAAGGTCCGCCCAACGCCTCCTCAGCCTTCATAGTGCTCATCCGCCGGTACAACTGTTCCTTTACCACCAAGGTCCTCCACGCCCAGCAAGCTGGCTTCCACGCTGCCATCATCTACAACGTCGACTCCCAGACGCTCGTGAGCATGGTGAGAGAGCCAGACACCGTGCATCACATCCGTATCCCTGCTGTGTTCACGACAGATGTGGCCTCCAGGATCCTGAAGCGGCTTCATGGGGCCGGCAAGCTGAACTCGGTGGTCCTGATGCCCGAATACTTCCACTTCACCTGGAAGGTGGCTTCTGGGACCACCCGAATTTCTTCCTCGCACCCCTGCAGGTGTCACATCCAGCTGCCCGGGCCCTGCTCTCAGCTTTCACTTCTCCACACTTTCTGGTTCTTCTGCATCCCGGTGTCTGCCTTGATAGCCGCATTGCTCATTGAGAAATACCTCTTGAGGTGCCACAGGTGGAAGGCGGGGAGAAGCTTCCACCTCCAGGGAAACAGGGGAGAGCTGCTCACCTTCTCCTTCCCCAGCTCCAGGTACCAGGATTGCGCCATCTGCTTGGAGAAGTACGTAGAGAGGGACAGCCTGAAGGTCCTTTCCTGCTCGCATGCATTTCACAGCAAGTGCATCGACCTCTGGCACATCACCCAAGCCAGGAGCAAGACCTGCCCTCTCTGCATGCAGAGGGTCATGGTGGTCACCCGTTTGCAAGCGGTGAGGCTGTGGAAAGAGGGGGCCGCGAGGGACAGCCGCCGGACCCCGTGGCCCAGCAAAGCCAGAACCGCCGTGGACCAACGGGCCTGCCTCTTGCTCCCCCAGCAACTCCCTTCCCGGTTctga